A single window of [Chlorobium] sp. 445 DNA harbors:
- a CDS encoding cryptochrome DASH, giving the protein MPQKTLVWFRNDLRLHDHEALTRALAESSEVILLYCFDERQFGKLPSGFAKTGKFRAKFLLESVADLRQSIRERGGELLVRVGKPEEIIASLAQSLGILCVYFHQEATDEELRVEAALRKNLRTLGVSTKEYWGSTLYHKNDLPMSIERLPDVFTHFRKQVEKHARVRALFPTPTRLKSVVEVEAGELPTLHTFGLEEPQVDARAVLHFKGGESEGLKRLDEYIWQKDLLKTYKETRNGLIGADYSSKFSAWLAHGALSPRKIYDEVKKYEAQRVANDSTYWLIFELVWRDYFRFIALKYGNRIFHKFGIQGKPKKWGRDKTAFQKWVSGTTGQPFIDANMRELAATGFMSNRGRQNVASYLVRDLNVDWRWGAEYFESILIDYDVCSNYGNWNYVAGIGNDPREDRYFNPKRQAEMYDANAQYIKLWIPELQAFSAAHIFEAHALPYV; this is encoded by the coding sequence ATGCCTCAAAAGACGCTTGTCTGGTTTCGAAACGACCTGCGCTTGCACGACCACGAAGCACTTACACGTGCTCTTGCTGAATCCAGCGAAGTTATCTTGCTCTACTGCTTCGATGAGCGTCAGTTTGGTAAGCTCCCCTCTGGATTTGCAAAGACGGGAAAATTTCGTGCAAAGTTTTTGCTCGAGAGCGTCGCTGATTTGCGCCAATCTATTCGTGAGCGTGGCGGCGAACTTCTTGTGCGTGTCGGCAAGCCTGAAGAAATTATCGCAAGCCTTGCTCAGTCGCTTGGCATCTTATGTGTGTATTTTCATCAAGAAGCAACAGATGAAGAGCTGCGCGTTGAAGCCGCTTTGAGAAAAAACCTTCGCACGCTTGGCGTCAGCACAAAAGAATACTGGGGCAGCACGCTCTACCACAAAAACGACTTGCCAATGTCGATTGAGCGTCTTCCTGATGTTTTCACGCATTTTCGCAAGCAAGTCGAAAAGCATGCGCGTGTGCGCGCACTTTTTCCAACCCCAACACGCTTGAAGTCTGTCGTAGAAGTTGAAGCTGGCGAACTTCCCACGCTGCACACTTTTGGACTGGAAGAGCCGCAAGTTGACGCGCGCGCTGTGCTTCATTTCAAAGGAGGCGAGAGCGAAGGCTTGAAGCGCCTTGACGAATACATCTGGCAAAAAGATCTGCTCAAAACCTACAAAGAGACACGCAACGGGCTTATCGGCGCAGATTATTCTTCAAAATTTTCGGCTTGGCTTGCTCATGGCGCGCTTTCACCGAGAAAAATCTACGATGAAGTTAAAAAGTATGAAGCCCAGCGCGTTGCTAATGACTCAACTTACTGGCTCATTTTTGAACTTGTCTGGCGCGATTACTTTCGCTTCATTGCGCTCAAATATGGCAACCGCATTTTTCACAAATTCGGCATCCAAGGCAAACCTAAAAAATGGGGACGCGATAAAACCGCCTTTCAAAAATGGGTATCGGGAACAACTGGTCAACCGTTCATTGACGCCAACATGCGTGAGCTGGCTGCAACAGGCTTTATGTCGAACCGTGGTCGGCAAAATGTAGCCAGTTACTTGGTGCGCGATTTGAATGTAGATTGGCGTTGGGGGGCTGAATACTTTGAATCCATCTTGATTGATTACGATGTGTGCAGCAACTATGGCAACTGGAACTATGTTGCTGGCATTGGCAACGATCCACGCGAAGACCGTTACTTCAACCCGAAGCGACAAGCGGAGATGTATGATGCTAATGCGCAGTATATCAAGTTGTGGATTCCTGAACTTCAAGCCTTTAGCGCCGCACACATTTTTGAAGCCCATGCGTTGCCCTATGTCTAA
- a CDS encoding cystathionine beta-synthase, protein MWKNSILDTIGQTPMVRLHRITKSLKPVMLAKLEFMNPGGSIKDRIALSMIEHAEQNGLLKPGGTIIEWTAGNTGIGLALVATVKGYKCIMVMPDKVSQEKIDLLRALGSEVVITPTAVKPEDPRSCYSVAEHLAKTIPNSYYPNQFSNEANPEVHYRTTAQEIWEQTDGKVTHVFAAMGTGGTVSGIAKRLKELNPKVKVIGVDSVGSAYAPYFKTRQMPEEIGLWKLEGMGGSRIPETADFDVLDDVIAVSDGDAFSAGRALSKLEAIFAGGSSGAALHAAMKYAKQLSEDDVVVVMITDTGTRYLSKMYNDLWMKENNFAQSFSHDKSQMTAADVLATKKNRKLIFVTPETPLFEAFELMKKYEISQAPIISDGAEIGSISDNKILSILLAEADAKQNKVIGYMEKPFPILPPNAPLSKLSDELTRDNAVLIGDGNSEFEIITKSDLIAAITS, encoded by the coding sequence ATGTGGAAAAATAGCATTCTTGATACCATCGGGCAGACGCCAATGGTACGACTGCATCGCATCACCAAATCGCTGAAGCCTGTGATGCTGGCAAAGTTAGAGTTTATGAATCCGGGGGGCAGTATCAAAGACCGCATTGCGCTAAGCATGATTGAACATGCCGAACAAAACGGGCTACTCAAACCGGGCGGCACGATTATCGAGTGGACGGCGGGCAACACGGGCATCGGACTTGCGCTGGTGGCGACTGTGAAAGGCTACAAGTGCATTATGGTGATGCCTGATAAAGTCTCACAAGAAAAAATCGATCTTTTGCGTGCCTTAGGCTCTGAGGTAGTCATTACCCCTACAGCCGTTAAGCCCGAGGATCCACGAAGTTGCTACAGTGTAGCAGAGCACCTAGCAAAGACAATTCCGAACTCTTACTACCCGAATCAATTTAGCAACGAAGCAAATCCAGAGGTACATTATCGCACGACGGCACAAGAGATTTGGGAACAAACTGACGGCAAAGTAACGCATGTGTTTGCGGCAATGGGTACAGGTGGCACGGTCTCGGGTATCGCTAAGCGACTGAAAGAGTTGAATCCAAAGGTCAAAGTCATTGGTGTAGATTCTGTGGGGTCAGCTTATGCGCCTTATTTCAAGACGCGACAGATGCCCGAGGAAATTGGACTGTGGAAGTTAGAAGGAATGGGCGGCAGTCGCATCCCTGAAACCGCTGATTTTGACGTGCTCGATGATGTTATTGCAGTCAGTGATGGTGATGCATTCTCAGCTGGGCGAGCACTCTCGAAACTTGAAGCTATCTTTGCAGGAGGCTCATCTGGGGCAGCACTGCATGCCGCAATGAAATACGCCAAGCAACTGAGCGAAGATGATGTTGTTGTCGTGATGATTACTGACACCGGTACGCGCTACCTTAGCAAAATGTATAACGACCTGTGGATGAAGGAAAACAATTTTGCGCAATCGTTCAGCCACGATAAATCCCAGATGACAGCAGCAGATGTGCTTGCAACTAAAAAGAATCGCAAATTGATTTTCGTAACGCCAGAAACGCCCCTATTTGAAGCGTTTGAGTTGATGAAAAAATATGAAATCTCTCAAGCCCCGATTATTTCCGATGGCGCAGAGATTGGAAGTATTAGCGATAACAAAATCCTCAGCATCTTGCTTGCCGAAGCAGATGCAAAGCAGAATAAGGTGATTGGCTACATGGAAAAACCATTTCCAATTCTACCGCCTAATGCACCGCTATCAAAACTCTCTGATGAACTCACGCGCGACAATGCTGTGCTCATTGGCGATGGCAACAGTGAATTTGAAATTATCACCAAGTCGGACCTCATCGCTGCAATTACATCCTAA